One region of Polynucleobacter paneuropaeus genomic DNA includes:
- a CDS encoding CidA/LrgA family protein has product MIWGLVQILLFQGIGELISQFALPTLPGPVIGLVLLILWLVLRKGINADLAMVADGFSQYFGILFVPAAVGVVLFLPQLKANALAIICALVGSVILTIASAAIVVRFLSLEKSSHD; this is encoded by the coding sequence ATGATCTGGGGTCTAGTACAAATTCTGCTATTTCAAGGTATCGGTGAGCTGATTTCACAGTTCGCCTTACCCACTCTGCCTGGGCCGGTGATTGGTCTCGTTTTACTCATCCTTTGGCTGGTCTTGCGCAAGGGAATTAATGCGGATTTAGCAATGGTCGCCGATGGCTTTAGTCAATATTTTGGCATCCTATTTGTGCCAGCCGCAGTTGGAGTAGTCCTATTTTTGCCTCAATTGAAGGCAAATGCATTGGCGATTATTTGCGCTTTGGTGGGTAGCGTGATTCTGACGATTGCCTCTGCGGCTATTGTGGTTCGCTTTCTGAGTTTAGAGAAATCATCCCATGACTGA
- a CDS encoding (2Fe-2S)-binding protein — protein sequence MANLNINGKKYAVDVDPDTPLLWVIREQVGLTGTKYGCGIGACGACTVLFEGQAMRSCSLPVSAAEGKKIETIESLEKSGQLSKIQKAWVEKQVPQCGYCQSGMVMATTALLRNNPNPSDEQINASVSNICRCGTFQQVRDAIHAVIKA from the coding sequence ATGGCTAATTTAAATATCAACGGCAAAAAATATGCGGTGGATGTCGATCCAGATACCCCCTTGCTATGGGTCATTCGTGAACAAGTGGGTTTGACCGGTACTAAATACGGTTGCGGTATCGGTGCCTGCGGCGCTTGTACAGTTTTATTTGAAGGCCAGGCGATGCGCAGCTGCTCTTTACCGGTCTCTGCTGCTGAAGGCAAGAAGATCGAAACGATTGAGAGCTTGGAGAAGAGTGGCCAGCTTTCGAAGATTCAGAAAGCATGGGTAGAAAAGCAAGTTCCTCAGTGTGGATATTGTCAGTCCGGTATGGTGATGGCGACTACAGCACTGCTGCGTAATAATCCTAACCCAAGCGACGAACAAATCAATGCATCGGTATCGAATATTTGCCGTTGCGGTACCTTCCAACAAGTTCGTGATGCCATTCACGCAGTAATTAAGGCTTAA
- a CDS encoding xanthine dehydrogenase family protein molybdopterin-binding subunit has protein sequence MTINTTNPSRRSFIVGSAAIATGIAIGFDLDFMASANAAEGSGMTSMAPLSAPEIGVWVVVKPNDDVVVRVVRSEMGQGTITGLAQMVAEELQCDWKKVSYEYPSPSESLRRKQAWGSFSTGGSRGIRTSEQYVRKGGAAARMMLTQAAANQWGVPVSECAALNSVITHTPSGRKTTFGKVSVAASQLAVPTDIPLKDPKDWTLIGKPMNRIDGVADKVTGRQIYAIDLTMPGMLVANIRQSPVFGGKVKSYDAAKAMSMKGVRKVVPVGDSAVAVVADTFWQAKTAMDKVDIVWDSGSNTKVSSASIRKMFEEGLNADDTFKHNSNGDTKAAIASASKVIQATYSYPFLNHATLEPMNATAKWTPERCEAWVPTQDGEASLAAVIAASGLPAEKCEVYKVNIGGGFGRRGAFQDYAVQAVTIAKQMPGTPIKLIWTREEDMTQGRYHPATMAKLTAAIDDKKNVTALNIRISGQSILAAVRPFILEANQGKDPAVFQGYDPQGEHGFGYSFDNLNVDHAMRNTHVPPGFWRGVNVNQNAIYIETFMDELAEAVGMDAVQFRLKHMQKYPRNMAVLKAAADGIGWTKPAAPGVHRGIAQIKAYGSYVAAACELSVKNGNEVKIHRIVAATDPSYVVNPAQIERQVAGSFVYGLSALFEEEITIENGAVVQKNFDTFNSIRLGQMPKVETILIQGGGSEWGGVGEPTIAVAAPAVLNAIYRATGKRYRDVPLKNSGIKLV, from the coding sequence ATGACTATCAATACAACAAACCCTTCCCGTAGAAGTTTCATTGTCGGTTCAGCAGCGATTGCAACCGGCATTGCTATTGGTTTCGACTTAGATTTCATGGCTTCAGCAAATGCTGCTGAGGGCTCTGGCATGACCTCTATGGCGCCACTCTCAGCACCTGAGATTGGAGTCTGGGTGGTAGTCAAGCCCAATGACGATGTCGTCGTTCGTGTGGTTCGCTCGGAAATGGGTCAGGGCACTATTACCGGTTTAGCCCAGATGGTTGCAGAAGAATTGCAATGCGACTGGAAAAAAGTCAGCTATGAATACCCATCACCAAGCGAGAGTCTGCGTCGCAAACAGGCTTGGGGTAGTTTCTCGACCGGCGGAAGCCGTGGTATTCGTACCTCAGAGCAGTATGTTCGTAAGGGTGGTGCAGCAGCCCGAATGATGTTGACGCAAGCAGCAGCAAATCAGTGGGGCGTTCCTGTTTCTGAATGCGCGGCCTTGAACAGCGTAATTACCCACACCCCATCTGGTCGCAAGACAACTTTTGGTAAGGTCTCGGTAGCGGCTTCACAACTGGCAGTACCTACTGATATTCCATTAAAAGATCCAAAGGACTGGACCTTAATTGGTAAGCCAATGAATCGCATCGATGGTGTGGCTGATAAAGTTACGGGTCGCCAGATCTACGCGATAGATTTAACAATGCCCGGCATGTTGGTTGCCAATATTCGTCAGTCTCCAGTATTTGGTGGCAAGGTGAAAAGCTATGACGCTGCTAAAGCAATGAGTATGAAGGGCGTTCGTAAAGTCGTTCCCGTTGGAGATTCTGCTGTAGCAGTCGTAGCCGATACTTTTTGGCAAGCCAAAACGGCGATGGATAAGGTCGATATTGTTTGGGACAGTGGTTCCAATACCAAAGTCTCTAGCGCCTCGATTCGGAAGATGTTTGAGGAGGGCCTGAATGCCGATGACACCTTTAAACATAACAGTAATGGTGATACCAAGGCAGCTATTGCCAGCGCTAGTAAAGTGATTCAGGCCACTTACTCTTACCCATTCTTGAATCACGCCACGCTTGAGCCCATGAATGCCACTGCTAAGTGGACACCTGAGCGTTGTGAGGCTTGGGTTCCAACCCAGGATGGTGAAGCTTCATTGGCTGCTGTGATTGCAGCATCTGGCTTGCCGGCTGAAAAATGCGAAGTTTATAAGGTCAATATCGGTGGCGGCTTTGGTCGTCGTGGCGCCTTCCAGGACTATGCGGTGCAAGCAGTAACGATTGCTAAGCAGATGCCTGGCACTCCGATCAAATTGATCTGGACCCGTGAAGAAGATATGACCCAGGGTCGCTATCACCCAGCGACGATGGCTAAATTGACAGCGGCGATCGACGATAAGAAGAATGTCACTGCGCTCAATATCCGTATCTCAGGCCAGTCGATTCTGGCTGCAGTTCGCCCATTTATTTTGGAGGCTAACCAAGGAAAAGACCCAGCAGTATTTCAAGGCTACGACCCACAAGGTGAGCATGGCTTTGGCTATAGCTTCGATAATTTAAATGTGGATCACGCAATGCGCAATACCCATGTTCCCCCAGGCTTCTGGCGTGGTGTGAACGTCAACCAAAACGCTATCTATATCGAAACCTTTATGGATGAGTTAGCAGAAGCAGTCGGTATGGATGCTGTTCAGTTCCGCCTCAAGCATATGCAAAAGTATCCTCGCAATATGGCGGTACTCAAAGCAGCTGCTGACGGAATTGGTTGGACTAAGCCTGCAGCTCCTGGTGTACATCGGGGAATTGCACAGATTAAAGCGTACGGTAGCTATGTTGCCGCAGCCTGTGAACTCTCGGTCAAGAATGGTAACGAAGTGAAGATTCATCGCATCGTTGCAGCAACTGATCCAAGTTATGTAGTTAATCCTGCTCAGATCGAGCGCCAAGTGGCCGGTTCATTTGTATATGGCCTGTCTGCACTCTTCGAAGAAGAAATCACGATCGAGAATGGTGCTGTTGTTCAGAAGAACTTTGATACCTTTAACTCGATTCGTTTAGGCCAAATGCCTAAGGTGGAAACCATCTTGATTCAGGGCGGTGGAAGCGAGTGGGGCGGTGTTGGTGAACCTACGATTGCAGTTGCTGCACCAGCAGTATTAAATGCAATTTACCGTGCTACTGGCAAACGCTATCGGGATGTGCCTCTGAAAAATAGCGGTATTAAGTTGGTTTAA
- the soxX gene encoding sulfur oxidation c-type cytochrome SoxX has protein sequence MRTGRALVICLLVTLFFLGHSKLVSAVTITNGAINDPLSDQVGDPIRGRAIVLSRQTGLCILCHNGPFPEEQFQGNLAPELGASVSHYTAAQLRARLVNPAYFNPNTIMPAYYQTVGLTRVAPKYAGQTILSGQEIEDVIAFLETMKSQNTK, from the coding sequence ATGAGAACAGGGCGTGCACTAGTAATCTGTTTACTAGTCACGCTCTTTTTCTTAGGCCATTCGAAGTTGGTATCTGCCGTCACGATTACCAACGGCGCTATTAACGACCCTTTATCAGATCAAGTGGGTGACCCCATTCGCGGGCGCGCTATTGTATTGAGTCGGCAAACTGGCTTATGTATCTTGTGCCATAACGGCCCTTTTCCGGAGGAGCAATTTCAGGGAAACTTGGCGCCTGAATTAGGCGCAAGCGTAAGCCACTACACTGCCGCACAACTGAGAGCTCGTCTAGTGAATCCTGCTTATTTCAATCCTAATACTATCATGCCTGCGTATTATCAAACAGTAGGCCTGACTCGCGTCGCACCTAAATATGCTGGTCAGACGATACTATCTGGACAAGAGATAGAAGATGTCATTGCTTTTTTAGAGACCATGAAAAGTCAGAACACAAAATGA
- a CDS encoding SoxY-related AACIE arm protein, whose translation MKYITKQKAERRTWLTRVLLLGVSVCLHPLSALAKKPEALEAIQKIVGSNTLNEGKVKLVLPPLIENGNLVVLKVGVDNPMTEQNYVKAIHIIAEGNPLPNVFSAYLTPRSGTANITTRVRLAESQKVWAIAQLSDGSFWQSSVQTMVTTSACTEEP comes from the coding sequence ATGAAGTACATCACTAAGCAGAAAGCAGAAAGACGCACCTGGCTTACTAGAGTATTACTACTGGGGGTTTCTGTCTGTCTTCATCCCTTATCGGCTCTGGCTAAAAAGCCTGAGGCTTTAGAGGCTATTCAAAAAATTGTTGGTTCAAATACTTTAAATGAGGGTAAGGTCAAGCTCGTTCTTCCCCCATTGATTGAGAACGGTAATCTGGTTGTTCTCAAAGTGGGCGTCGATAATCCAATGACAGAACAAAATTATGTCAAAGCGATTCATATCATTGCAGAAGGTAATCCTTTGCCCAATGTCTTTAGCGCCTATTTAACACCACGTTCGGGTACTGCCAACATCACAACTCGAGTACGCTTGGCAGAGTCACAAAAAGTCTGGGCGATTGCCCAGTTGAGCGATGGTAGTTTTTGGCAAAGTTCTGTTCAAACCATGGTGACCACTTCTGCTTGTACGGAGGAGCCATGA
- a CDS encoding thiosulfate oxidation carrier complex protein SoxZ, translating to MSKTSRTVITMPDKAKRGEIIEIRAIAQHDMETGFRYDQNGKRIPRDIIRSFTCSYGGVEVFKADFYPGVGANPMVIFSTIATESGTLQFEWTGDDGYEALNQAQITVT from the coding sequence ATGAGTAAAACCTCTCGCACTGTCATCACCATGCCAGATAAAGCCAAGCGGGGCGAAATTATCGAGATTCGGGCAATTGCCCAACACGATATGGAGACCGGCTTTCGATATGACCAAAACGGTAAACGTATACCGCGCGACATTATCAGAAGCTTCACTTGTTCTTATGGTGGTGTTGAGGTCTTCAAAGCCGACTTTTATCCAGGGGTTGGTGCCAATCCCATGGTGATCTTCAGCACTATTGCGACAGAGAGTGGAACCCTCCAGTTTGAGTGGACTGGTGATGATGGCTACGAAGCTCTGAACCAAGCTCAGATTACGGTTACGTGA
- the soxA gene encoding sulfur oxidation c-type cytochrome SoxA: MRIVQIIVCCIGITSTYLVTAEAQTSARQSGYQSMSAENQALQDDPSANPAVFWLMDGQTLWKDSAGPKQKSCASCHGDSGQSMKGVATHYPKVMSGKLQTLEGQINQCRAFNQGLPQFAYESKQLLALTAFVANQSKGLPIDVQKTANNQSDLKKGHDWFYQRMGQLNLSCAQCHEERAGLKLGGSIIPQAHPTGYPIYRIEWQSLGSLERRLRNCMSGVRAQPFEYGSTEMAQLELYLMWRARGMPLETPAVRP, from the coding sequence GTGAGAATCGTCCAAATCATTGTCTGTTGTATCGGTATAACTAGTACCTATCTAGTCACTGCTGAGGCACAAACTTCTGCAAGACAGTCGGGTTATCAATCGATGTCTGCAGAAAACCAAGCCTTACAAGATGATCCCAGCGCCAATCCTGCTGTATTTTGGTTAATGGATGGTCAAACACTTTGGAAAGATTCGGCTGGACCTAAGCAAAAGTCTTGCGCCTCCTGTCATGGTGATTCTGGTCAATCCATGAAGGGTGTGGCAACCCACTACCCGAAGGTGATGAGCGGAAAATTGCAAACCCTGGAGGGGCAAATCAATCAATGTCGTGCATTCAATCAAGGTCTACCTCAGTTTGCCTATGAGAGTAAGCAGCTCTTGGCGCTTACCGCTTTTGTAGCCAACCAATCAAAAGGTTTGCCTATAGATGTTCAGAAAACAGCAAATAATCAATCTGATCTGAAAAAGGGCCATGACTGGTTCTATCAACGTATGGGTCAACTCAATCTCTCGTGTGCTCAGTGTCATGAAGAACGCGCCGGTTTGAAGCTAGGAGGCAGCATCATTCCACAAGCGCATCCTACTGGGTATCCAATCTATCGTATTGAATGGCAAAGCTTGGGCTCATTAGAACGTCGTCTACGCAACTGTATGAGTGGGGTACGCGCTCAGCCTTTTGAATATGGCTCTACTGAGATGGCGCAGTTAGAGCTCTATTTAATGTGGCGCGCGAGAGGTATGCCTCTCGAGACGCCTGCAGTTCGCCCTTAG
- the purU gene encoding formyltetrahydrofolate deformylase, which yields MTSENYYLTLTCPNKPGIVAAVSTYIFQAGGDIEEAQQFDDKASKRFFMRVSFSCPVEAATLRAGFVEIAKRFELIWNLRAVKDLKRVLIMASKLDHCLVDLLYRWRIGELPMIICGIVSNHPREVYSSIDFFDIPFYHLPVTPENKPEQEAKLLDIIAKEKVDMVILARYMQILSDHLSKELTGRCINVHHSFLPSFKGAKPYHQAHARGIKLIGATAHFVTSDLDEGPIIEQDVTRVTHGDTPDDLVRKGRDLERTVLSRALRYYLHDRVLNNGATSVVFSD from the coding sequence ATGACATCTGAAAACTACTACCTCACCCTCACCTGCCCCAATAAACCCGGTATTGTTGCTGCAGTCTCGACCTATATATTCCAAGCTGGCGGCGATATTGAAGAAGCTCAGCAATTTGACGATAAGGCTTCTAAACGATTCTTCATGCGGGTAAGCTTTAGCTGCCCAGTGGAAGCTGCCACACTGAGAGCTGGCTTTGTTGAGATTGCAAAACGCTTTGAGTTGATCTGGAACTTGCGGGCAGTTAAAGATCTCAAGCGGGTATTGATCATGGCTTCAAAGCTAGATCATTGTCTAGTTGATCTGCTGTATCGCTGGCGTATTGGTGAACTACCTATGATTATTTGTGGCATTGTTTCCAATCACCCTCGCGAGGTGTACTCGAGCATCGACTTCTTTGATATTCCTTTTTATCACCTGCCTGTCACACCAGAAAACAAGCCCGAACAAGAAGCGAAGTTGCTCGACATCATCGCCAAAGAAAAAGTAGATATGGTCATTTTGGCGCGCTATATGCAAATTCTGTCTGATCATCTTTCTAAAGAATTAACGGGGCGTTGCATTAATGTGCATCACTCATTCTTACCCAGCTTCAAAGGCGCTAAACCCTATCACCAAGCCCATGCGCGGGGCATTAAGCTGATTGGTGCTACTGCACACTTTGTGACTAGCGATTTAGATGAAGGCCCCATCATTGAGCAAGACGTCACTCGAGTCACTCATGGTGATACCCCAGATGATTTAGTACGTAAGGGTCGCGATCTGGAGCGCACAGTGCTCTCCCGCGCACTCCGCTATTACTTGCATGACCGCGTCTTGAATAACGGAGCTACTTCAGTCGTTTTCTCAGACTAA
- a CDS encoding surface-adhesin E family protein has product MKKLSFITICTTLSLLPMMSALAAWQELGYNELMSVSVDVDTLQRSGDKAQIMSMLNFKKPGENQQTKAPVSSIIGLNEFNCSNATYRPIEFKEFGGKNGGGTLVSTNPTPDSPYEPVPQNSWQAGVFNVACRNK; this is encoded by the coding sequence ATGAAAAAACTATCATTTATCACGATCTGTACCACCCTCTCACTCTTGCCCATGATGAGTGCTCTAGCTGCCTGGCAAGAACTTGGTTACAACGAACTCATGAGTGTCTCAGTAGACGTCGATACATTGCAACGTAGTGGTGACAAAGCCCAAATAATGTCAATGTTGAATTTCAAGAAGCCTGGAGAAAATCAACAAACCAAGGCGCCAGTAAGTTCAATCATTGGCTTAAATGAATTCAACTGCTCAAATGCAACTTATCGCCCAATTGAATTCAAAGAATTTGGTGGCAAAAATGGTGGTGGCACACTGGTTTCTACTAACCCAACGCCAGATAGTCCATATGAGCCAGTACCGCAAAACTCCTGGCAAGCTGGGGTATTTAATGTTGCGTGTCGCAACAAGTAA